The Agromyces hippuratus genome has a window encoding:
- a CDS encoding sugar-binding protein: MKRHHGILLTSLIAVAALMGQGTAVAATMGNGNSGPPDAAVKLEAGDPAIATETDREKIDIMGIWAHPDDDAGFTTPCGVWNDLYGVRCGIIMATRGEGGSNSVGPEAGPDLGLRRENEDRTSHIRSGTVDIFNLDRVDFFYNTSAPLTAKVWDAEETLSRTVRIIRETRPEILVGSTPSLAAGHGNHQYAQGRMIWEAAAAAADPGRFPEQLTGVGAVEPWQVKKILAGGLTTGTGGTAAPNCNAGFVPAATNPFTVVGTWTGYESPYVWADGNLAGQAAGSAKTWAQVGREGGRAHPTQARTMQTALVDPTCQRYGVSESIVPMQPNSSPAAANDDAVLYGAVIADPGGMPLGSEFSLAAEEYYEAAGEPFTTTVTLRSGEGELGGGTVSLVVPAGWQVSEPVEVDGVGDADAAQAEFTVTPASDAAPAVYKLAAEFAGDGVTAYNDTRIELVAPVEGRFARWGTAAEYEEWTQDNDAYVGGRSRAVAKVGAGETVTVPVEVTNRTAVVESGAVELAVPAGFVVDAASKPFADLAPGDTTTIPFIVTHTDPADPGSRTVTFTATTMSDAGVASENETVYLVPSVVIPQLDAAPTVDGTADELYVGQPIDVGTRWEGAECAADGVDCGDGSVARLGWYDDALYAQIRVTDDVASAASTPDRCFGHWLVDSVELLLDPRGDSIDTSSTFKLGMFPFTDDAEGANGNGADGPCWSRDADNHQGFSTGPLAETVEGGLNAEGVEVAVEVARQADGTFAGGGYDIEVKVPLSALPAAVGPTSAVPQGDAALNDVDPQYLGLNVTPYDSDTQNFIGQTRTAWSAFGSQQSEPYRWGHAYLDGYTPPADRSTESADPIIPDTALQGVQSPQTVAQSATRGGTISGVQPSEAMTVSDVKIQQKKVSLSYRSEEAGTVRVFLWKGDTSYIPVWTSSCVGDVFGFEACSPTDGAAPPWAPDMSGRLLASFEQEVDAGKGTLTVPIDAGIRSALIDDAQILVSYAEQPSGDAAAGDGVNAWSFPIEATRPGKG; encoded by the coding sequence ATGAAACGTCATCACGGAATCCTGCTCACGTCGCTGATCGCCGTCGCCGCACTCATGGGCCAGGGCACAGCCGTCGCCGCCACGATGGGCAACGGCAATTCGGGGCCGCCGGATGCAGCCGTCAAGCTCGAGGCCGGAGACCCGGCGATCGCCACGGAGACCGACCGCGAGAAGATTGACATCATGGGCATCTGGGCCCACCCCGACGACGACGCCGGGTTCACCACGCCGTGCGGGGTCTGGAACGACCTCTACGGCGTGCGGTGCGGCATCATCATGGCCACCCGCGGCGAGGGCGGCTCGAACTCGGTCGGCCCCGAGGCCGGCCCCGACCTCGGCCTCCGCCGCGAGAACGAGGACCGCACCTCGCACATCCGATCCGGCACCGTCGACATCTTCAACCTCGACCGCGTCGACTTCTTCTACAACACCTCGGCGCCGTTGACCGCGAAGGTCTGGGACGCCGAAGAGACCCTCAGCCGCACCGTGCGGATCATCCGCGAGACGCGGCCCGAGATCCTGGTCGGCAGCACGCCGTCGCTCGCGGCCGGGCACGGCAACCACCAATACGCGCAGGGTCGCATGATCTGGGAGGCCGCGGCAGCCGCGGCCGACCCGGGCAGGTTCCCCGAGCAGCTCACCGGGGTCGGCGCCGTGGAGCCGTGGCAGGTCAAGAAGATCCTCGCCGGCGGGCTGACCACCGGCACCGGCGGCACCGCCGCGCCCAACTGCAACGCGGGCTTCGTGCCCGCCGCGACGAACCCGTTCACGGTCGTCGGCACCTGGACCGGCTACGAGTCGCCCTACGTCTGGGCCGACGGCAACCTCGCCGGCCAGGCCGCCGGGTCTGCCAAGACCTGGGCGCAGGTCGGTCGCGAGGGCGGCCGTGCACACCCCACCCAGGCGCGCACGATGCAGACCGCGCTCGTCGACCCGACGTGCCAGCGCTACGGCGTCTCGGAGTCGATCGTGCCGATGCAGCCGAACTCCTCGCCCGCCGCGGCGAACGACGACGCGGTGCTCTACGGTGCCGTCATCGCCGACCCGGGCGGCATGCCCCTCGGTTCGGAGTTCTCGCTCGCGGCCGAGGAGTACTACGAGGCCGCCGGTGAGCCGTTCACCACGACTGTCACGCTCCGCTCCGGTGAGGGCGAGCTGGGCGGTGGCACGGTGAGCCTCGTCGTGCCCGCCGGCTGGCAGGTCTCCGAGCCGGTCGAGGTCGACGGCGTCGGCGACGCGGATGCCGCGCAGGCCGAGTTCACCGTCACGCCCGCGAGCGATGCGGCACCGGCCGTCTACAAGCTCGCAGCGGAGTTCGCCGGCGACGGCGTCACCGCGTACAACGACACGCGGATCGAACTCGTCGCACCGGTCGAGGGCCGCTTCGCGCGCTGGGGCACCGCAGCCGAGTACGAGGAGTGGACCCAGGACAACGACGCCTACGTCGGGGGTCGCTCGCGAGCGGTCGCCAAGGTCGGCGCCGGCGAGACGGTGACCGTGCCGGTCGAGGTGACCAACCGCACCGCCGTCGTCGAGTCGGGCGCGGTCGAACTCGCAGTGCCGGCGGGCTTCGTCGTCGATGCCGCGAGCAAGCCGTTCGCCGATCTCGCTCCCGGCGACACGACGACGATCCCGTTCATCGTCACCCACACCGATCCGGCCGACCCCGGCAGCAGGACGGTCACGTTCACGGCGACGACGATGTCGGATGCCGGCGTCGCGTCCGAGAACGAGACGGTGTACCTCGTGCCGAGCGTGGTGATCCCGCAGCTCGATGCCGCGCCGACGGTCGACGGAACGGCCGACGAGCTCTACGTCGGGCAGCCGATCGACGTGGGCACCCGATGGGAGGGCGCCGAGTGCGCCGCCGACGGGGTGGACTGCGGTGACGGCAGCGTCGCCCGGCTCGGCTGGTACGACGACGCGCTGTACGCGCAGATCAGGGTGACCGACGACGTGGCCAGCGCCGCGTCGACGCCCGACCGCTGCTTCGGCCACTGGCTGGTCGACTCGGTGGAGCTGCTGCTCGACCCGCGCGGCGATTCGATCGACACCTCGTCGACGTTCAAGCTCGGCATGTTCCCGTTCACCGATGACGCCGAAGGCGCCAACGGCAACGGGGCCGACGGGCCGTGCTGGTCGCGCGACGCCGACAACCACCAGGGCTTCTCGACCGGCCCGCTCGCCGAGACGGTCGAAGGAGGCCTGAACGCCGAGGGCGTCGAGGTGGCCGTCGAGGTCGCACGCCAGGCCGACGGCACGTTCGCCGGCGGGGGATACGACATCGAGGTGAAGGTGCCGCTCTCGGCGCTCCCGGCAGCGGTCGGGCCGACGAGCGCGGTGCCCCAGGGCGATGCCGCGCTGAACGACGTCGACCCGCAGTACCTCGGGTTGAACGTCACGCCGTACGACTCCGACACGCAGAACTTCATCGGGCAGACCCGCACCGCGTGGTCGGCGTTCGGCAGCCAGCAGTCGGAGCCGTACCGATGGGGTCACGCCTACCTCGACGGCTACACGCCGCCGGCGGACCGGTCGACCGAGTCGGCCGATCCGATCATCCCCGACACCGCGCTGCAGGGTGTGCAGTCGCCGCAGACGGTCGCCCAGTCGGCCACGCGCGGCGGCACGATCTCGGGGGTGCAGCCGAGTGAGGCGATGACCGTCTCCGACGTGAAGATCCAGCAGAAGAAGGTCAGCCTCTCGTACCGGTCGGAGGAGGCCGGAACGGTTCGCGTGTTCCTCTGGAAGGGCGACACGTCGTACATCCCGGTGTGGACCTCGAGCTGCGTCGGCGACGTCTTCGGCTTCGAGGCCTGCTCGCCGACGGATGGCGCGGCTCCGCCGTGGGCGCCCGACATGAGCGGCCGCCTCCTGGCGTCGTTCGAGCAGGAGGTCGACGCCGGCAAGGGCACGCTGACGGTGCCGATCGATGCCGGCATCCGCTCGGCGCTCATCGATGACGCGCAGATCCTCGTCTCGTACGCCGAGCAGCCCTCGGGCGATGCGGCGGCCGGTGACGGCGTGAACGCGTGGAGCTTCCCGATCGAGGCGACGCGCCCGGGCAAGGGCTGA
- a CDS encoding ABC transporter substrate-binding protein: MKRNIRLSTVALGGAALVFALAGCAPGTGSTGGNETTGEISTDISGVGDVTLTVWDQEVRGGQNEQMEQLNAAFMEKYPNVTIDRNSQSFDDLATTLRLALTDADAPDVVQANNGRNTMGQFVAADQLRPLDDYAEAYGWGDRFSESVLQYSTYSDDAKVFGDGSLYGLPQVGEVVGIFYSKSKLADLGLEVPADWTEFDAALKAAKAAGETPMQLGNIEKWPALHVFGPLQGDYVDAEVITDLGLGNAGQSWTTPENVEAAATLQGWVDAGYFNDGVNGTDYDAAWQALAGGDGVFLIGGSWLAADLGDAMGDDVGFFIPNTSAGTPATTGGTGLPFTITSAADNTDVAAAYLDFITSDEAMEVLAETGNLPVNRTAELAPDSGVQADVFTVFGDVTGDGSLLPYLDYATPTFGDTMGQALQDLLAGQATPEQFTEALEADYSEFVASNE, translated from the coding sequence ATGAAGCGAAACATCCGACTCAGCACTGTCGCCCTGGGAGGTGCCGCGCTCGTGTTCGCCCTCGCCGGCTGCGCCCCGGGAACCGGAAGCACGGGCGGCAACGAGACCACCGGTGAGATCAGCACCGACATCTCGGGCGTCGGCGACGTCACCCTCACCGTGTGGGACCAGGAGGTGCGCGGCGGCCAGAACGAGCAGATGGAGCAGCTCAACGCCGCGTTCATGGAGAAGTACCCGAACGTGACGATCGACCGCAACTCGCAGTCGTTCGACGACCTCGCGACGACGCTTCGCCTCGCACTCACCGATGCCGACGCACCCGATGTCGTGCAGGCCAACAACGGCCGCAACACGATGGGCCAGTTCGTCGCGGCCGACCAGCTGCGCCCGCTCGACGACTACGCCGAGGCCTACGGCTGGGGCGACCGCTTCTCGGAGTCGGTGCTGCAGTACTCGACCTACAGCGACGACGCCAAGGTCTTCGGCGACGGCAGCCTCTACGGCCTCCCGCAGGTCGGCGAGGTCGTCGGCATCTTCTACTCCAAGAGCAAGCTCGCCGATCTCGGTCTCGAGGTGCCCGCCGACTGGACCGAGTTCGACGCCGCGCTGAAGGCGGCCAAGGCGGCAGGGGAGACCCCGATGCAGCTCGGCAACATCGAGAAGTGGCCGGCGCTGCACGTGTTCGGCCCGCTGCAGGGCGACTACGTCGACGCCGAGGTGATCACCGACCTCGGACTCGGCAACGCCGGTCAGAGCTGGACCACGCCCGAGAACGTCGAGGCCGCGGCGACCCTGCAGGGCTGGGTCGACGCCGGATACTTCAACGACGGCGTGAACGGCACCGACTACGACGCCGCATGGCAGGCCCTCGCGGGCGGCGACGGCGTGTTCCTCATCGGCGGCTCCTGGCTCGCCGCCGACCTCGGCGACGCGATGGGCGACGACGTCGGGTTCTTCATCCCGAACACGAGCGCCGGAACGCCGGCGACCACCGGCGGCACCGGCCTGCCCTTCACGATCACCTCGGCGGCCGACAACACCGACGTCGCCGCGGCCTACCTCGACTTCATCACGAGCGACGAGGCGATGGAGGTGCTCGCCGAGACGGGCAACCTGCCGGTGAACCGCACCGCTGAGCTCGCTCCCGACTCGGGCGTGCAGGCCGACGTGTTCACGGTGTTCGGCGACGTCACCGGCGACGGCAGCCTCCTGCCGTACCTCGACTACGCGACGCCGACGTTCGGCGACACCATGGGTCAGGCACTGCAGGACCTGCTGGCCGGACAGGCGACTCCCGAGCAGTTCACGGAGGCCCTGGAAGCCGACTACTCGGAGTTCGTCGCAAGCAATGAGTGA
- a CDS encoding DoxX family protein, which translates to MARSDVPTSTTPRTIARIALAAGLVFAGVSHLLWARKEFRSQVPSWVPMDADGVVVASGAVEIGLGGALVALPRERRRIGWIVAAFFVAVFPGNIAQFTDKRAAFGLDSDRARGIRLLFQPLLVALAIWSTAEPRR; encoded by the coding sequence ATGGCACGCAGCGACGTTCCCACGAGCACCACGCCCCGCACGATCGCGCGGATCGCGCTCGCCGCGGGCCTGGTCTTCGCCGGGGTGAGCCACCTCCTCTGGGCGCGCAAGGAGTTCCGCTCGCAAGTGCCGTCGTGGGTGCCGATGGATGCCGACGGCGTCGTCGTGGCATCGGGCGCGGTCGAGATCGGACTGGGCGGGGCGCTCGTCGCGCTGCCCAGGGAGCGCCGGCGCATCGGCTGGATCGTCGCGGCGTTCTTCGTCGCCGTGTTCCCGGGCAACATCGCGCAGTTCACCGACAAGCGAGCCGCATTCGGCCTCGATTCCGATCGTGCACGGGGCATCCGCCTGCTCTTCCAGCCGTTGCTCGTGGCGTTGGCGATCTGGTCGACCGCCGAGCCGCGGCGCTGA
- a CDS encoding LLM class flavin-dependent oxidoreductase, which yields MRRIGAIFQPAFPPERLRAVVEAAEAGGVPELWLWEDCFQQSAFATAAAALAWTERLRVGIGVAPMPLRNVAVTAMEIATIERMFPGRFSPGVGHGVQRWMAQTGSRVASPLTLMREYVPALRRLLAGEEVTADGRYVKLDRVQLDWPPAETPLVYAAGEGPKTLHLTGEVADGTVLTGGTTAERAAEAVAAIAAGRASAGRDGRSEVVVYLMAAFGGDDAEARVAHELTQWNMPDDQRTAAVGDASAVAEVAERYFAAGVDAVVLQPTSDEPDLEGFMRGVGEVAGIVAR from the coding sequence ATGCGACGAATCGGAGCCATCTTCCAACCCGCATTCCCACCCGAGCGGCTGCGCGCCGTCGTCGAGGCGGCCGAGGCAGGGGGAGTGCCCGAACTGTGGCTCTGGGAGGACTGCTTCCAGCAGTCGGCGTTCGCCACCGCGGCCGCCGCGCTCGCGTGGACCGAGCGGCTGCGGGTCGGCATCGGCGTCGCGCCGATGCCGCTGCGCAACGTCGCCGTGACCGCCATGGAGATCGCGACCATCGAGCGCATGTTCCCGGGCCGGTTCTCGCCGGGCGTCGGCCACGGCGTGCAGCGCTGGATGGCGCAGACCGGCAGCCGGGTCGCGTCGCCGCTCACGCTCATGCGCGAGTACGTGCCCGCACTGCGGCGACTCCTCGCCGGCGAGGAGGTCACCGCCGATGGCCGCTACGTGAAGCTCGACCGCGTGCAGCTCGATTGGCCGCCGGCCGAGACGCCGCTCGTGTACGCGGCGGGCGAGGGCCCGAAGACGCTGCATCTCACGGGCGAGGTCGCCGACGGCACCGTGCTCACCGGAGGCACCACGGCCGAGCGGGCGGCCGAGGCGGTCGCCGCGATCGCGGCCGGCCGCGCATCTGCCGGTCGCGACGGGCGCAGCGAGGTCGTCGTCTACCTGATGGCCGCATTCGGCGGCGACGACGCCGAAGCGCGGGTCGCCCACGAACTCACGCAATGGAACATGCCCGACGACCAGCGCACGGCCGCGGTGGGCGATGCCTCGGCCGTCGCCGAGGTCGCCGAGCGCTACTTCGCCGCGGGCGTCGACGCCGTCGTACTGCAGCCGACCTCCGACGAGCCCGACCTCGAGGGGTTCATGCGCGGCGTCGGCGAGGTCGCCGGCATCGTCGCGCGCTGA
- a CDS encoding NUDIX hydrolase has translation MTVVADARAELIALCERGLEWHPERPKDRADVSGLRPAAVLVLFGVLDSVPSGTGGTVPRDLDVLLLRRAATLGSHAGQIAFPGGRLEASDAGPVAAAVREAREETDVDVDGIEPLGTLPPMPVPVSNHLVTPVPAWWTRPSEVAAVDHDESVEVFRVPVGEMLDPANRANTEHVFSGRAYRSPAFSVGGRVVWGFTALVLSRMFDELGWTEPWNHDRIVEPDDL, from the coding sequence ATGACCGTAGTCGCCGATGCACGTGCCGAGCTCATCGCCCTGTGCGAGCGCGGCCTCGAGTGGCACCCCGAACGGCCGAAGGACCGAGCGGATGTCTCGGGCCTCCGTCCGGCCGCGGTGCTCGTGCTCTTCGGGGTGCTCGACTCGGTGCCGAGCGGCACCGGCGGAACGGTGCCGCGCGACCTCGACGTGCTGTTGCTGCGCCGCGCGGCGACCCTCGGCAGCCATGCGGGGCAGATCGCCTTCCCCGGAGGGCGGCTCGAGGCATCCGATGCCGGGCCCGTCGCCGCCGCCGTGCGCGAGGCCCGAGAGGAGACCGATGTCGACGTCGACGGCATCGAGCCGCTCGGCACGCTGCCCCCGATGCCCGTGCCCGTGAGCAATCACCTCGTCACGCCCGTGCCGGCCTGGTGGACCCGCCCGTCGGAGGTCGCCGCCGTCGACCACGACGAGTCGGTCGAGGTGTTCCGGGTGCCGGTCGGCGAGATGCTCGACCCCGCGAACCGTGCGAACACCGAGCACGTGTTCAGTGGCCGCGCGTATCGCTCGCCCGCCTTCAGCGTCGGCGGTCGCGTCGTCTGGGGGTTCACCGCGCTCGTGCTCTCGCGCATGTTCGACGAGCTCGGCTGGACCGAGCCGTGGAACCACGATCGCATCGTCGAGCCCGACGACCTCTGA
- a CDS encoding carbohydrate ABC transporter permease gives MKVSPIERGANYLVLVGFALVVLGPIGVIVTMAFGPKDASAAREGGAFHPENFPEAWEIGRFGQYMLTSVVVATIVVVVSVLASILAGYALGTMRFRGATLVFYIFLLGIMVPTEAFIVPLYFDLRVLGLTNTVWGVALPQIAMSIAFGTYWMRTYFRTSSLALIEAARLDGASSMRILWQVLVPIGRPAILTLVLLVFMWTWNEFLIPLVMSPNGAVRTAPLGLAFFQGQYTQGTALLAAGAVMVALPVVLLYVFLQRHFIKGMIEGAVRE, from the coding sequence ATGAAGGTCTCCCCGATCGAACGGGGCGCGAACTACCTCGTGCTCGTCGGCTTCGCGCTCGTGGTGCTCGGCCCCATCGGCGTCATCGTCACCATGGCGTTCGGGCCGAAGGATGCCTCGGCCGCCCGGGAGGGCGGCGCGTTCCACCCCGAGAACTTCCCCGAGGCATGGGAGATCGGCCGATTCGGCCAGTACATGCTCACGTCGGTGGTCGTCGCGACGATCGTCGTCGTCGTGTCGGTGCTCGCCTCGATCCTCGCCGGCTACGCGCTCGGCACGATGCGATTCCGCGGTGCGACGCTCGTCTTCTACATCTTCCTGCTCGGCATCATGGTGCCGACCGAGGCGTTCATCGTGCCGCTCTACTTCGACCTGCGCGTGCTGGGGCTCACCAACACGGTCTGGGGGGTCGCGCTGCCGCAGATCGCGATGTCGATCGCCTTCGGCACGTACTGGATGCGCACGTACTTCCGCACCTCGAGCCTGGCGCTGATCGAGGCCGCCCGCCTCGACGGCGCCAGCTCCATGCGCATCCTCTGGCAGGTGCTGGTGCCGATCGGCCGGCCCGCGATCCTGACCCTCGTGCTGCTCGTCTTCATGTGGACCTGGAACGAGTTCCTCATCCCGCTCGTGATGTCGCCCAACGGCGCGGTACGCACCGCGCCACTCGGGCTCGCGTTCTTCCAGGGGCAGTACACGCAGGGCACGGCCCTGCTCGCGGCGGGCGCGGTCATGGTCGCCCTGCCGGTCGTGCTGCTCTACGTGTTCCTGCAGCGGCACTTCATCAAGGGCATGATCGAGGGCGCAGTGCGCGAGTGA
- a CDS encoding CPBP family intramembrane glutamic endopeptidase, with amino-acid sequence MTIESFTSTGTLRPLEEKDRFGRLIERRDGADFPYYNGVPVELSVVKWIIVWLSVAAGIAAIMFIPSANNLGALLPRTLFVVIPLAVLALVAGRAWTAIFRRVRLVDVGNMFFFAALNIVLTFAIGGIVSLLFPVAPNAVIAGAGSGGVVDTIALYVGSGIQLIGEELFVVLPFLALMYFLFAKAGLSRKTAIILAWIISAVWFGAAHLPTYDWNWVQAIVVIGSARIALTLAFIRTKNLWVSAGAHIINDWVFITVSVIGAAAVAGS; translated from the coding sequence ATGACGATCGAGAGCTTCACCTCCACCGGAACGCTGCGCCCGCTCGAGGAGAAGGACCGCTTCGGCCGTCTGATCGAGCGTCGCGACGGCGCCGACTTCCCGTACTACAACGGGGTGCCCGTCGAGCTCTCGGTGGTCAAGTGGATCATCGTCTGGCTCTCGGTCGCCGCCGGCATCGCGGCGATCATGTTCATTCCGTCGGCGAACAACCTCGGCGCGCTCCTGCCGCGCACCCTCTTCGTCGTGATCCCACTCGCGGTGCTCGCCCTGGTCGCCGGTCGTGCCTGGACGGCGATCTTCCGCCGGGTGCGCCTCGTCGACGTCGGCAACATGTTCTTCTTCGCCGCGCTCAACATCGTGCTCACCTTCGCGATCGGCGGCATCGTCTCGCTGCTCTTCCCGGTGGCGCCGAACGCCGTCATCGCGGGTGCGGGATCGGGCGGGGTGGTCGACACGATCGCGCTCTACGTCGGCAGCGGCATCCAGCTCATCGGTGAAGAGCTCTTCGTCGTGCTGCCGTTCCTCGCGCTCATGTACTTCCTGTTCGCGAAGGCCGGTCTCTCGCGCAAGACGGCGATCATCCTCGCCTGGATCATCTCCGCCGTCTGGTTCGGTGCGGCGCACCTGCCCACCTACGACTGGAACTGGGTGCAGGCGATCGTCGTCATCGGCTCGGCGCGCATCGCGCTCACGCTCGCATTCATCCGCACGAAGAACCTCTGGGTCTCGGCGGGCGCGCACATCATCAACGACTGGGTGTTCATCACCGTGTCGGTGATCGGGGCCGCAGCCGTCGCGGGCAGCTGA
- a CDS encoding carbohydrate ABC transporter permease has product MSDGTTTVGRSATRRPARSGWVAWAYLAPALLIYGAFLLFPLGRAAQYSLFEWDGLGESTFVGLDNYVEILYDERLREAFWHALVLVFFYAVLPLAIGLVLAALLTRSQVRGLGFFRSVIFLPQVIAMVVVAVTWRQIYAPDGPLNGFLRLIGLDSLTRPWLGDYTFTLPAVGLIGTWVCTGLVTVLLMAGMSRVPRELYEAARLDGSGPVREFFAITLPTVRGEITVALTLTIVAALKTFDLVYVTTSGGPGTSTTVPSYEIYRRAFQLGDVGVATAVGIVLTIIVFAINGVVNMIGDRK; this is encoded by the coding sequence ATGAGTGACGGCACCACCACGGTCGGGCGGAGCGCCACTCGGCGCCCCGCCCGATCGGGCTGGGTCGCGTGGGCGTACCTCGCACCCGCCCTGCTCATCTACGGCGCGTTCCTGCTCTTCCCGCTCGGCAGGGCGGCTCAGTACTCCCTCTTCGAGTGGGACGGGCTGGGGGAGTCGACGTTCGTCGGCCTCGACAACTACGTCGAGATCCTCTACGACGAGCGCCTGCGCGAGGCGTTCTGGCACGCCCTCGTGCTCGTGTTCTTCTATGCGGTGCTGCCCCTCGCCATCGGCCTCGTGCTCGCCGCGCTGCTCACGCGCTCGCAGGTGCGGGGACTCGGCTTCTTCCGCAGCGTCATCTTCCTGCCCCAGGTGATCGCCATGGTCGTCGTCGCCGTGACCTGGCGGCAGATCTACGCCCCCGACGGCCCCCTCAACGGATTCCTCCGGCTCATCGGCCTCGACTCGCTGACGCGGCCGTGGCTCGGCGACTACACCTTCACCCTGCCCGCCGTCGGGCTCATCGGCACCTGGGTGTGCACCGGCCTCGTCACCGTGCTGCTCATGGCCGGCATGAGCCGGGTGCCGCGCGAGCTGTACGAGGCGGCGCGGCTCGACGGTTCCGGTCCGGTGCGCGAATTCTTCGCGATCACCCTGCCGACCGTTCGCGGCGAGATCACCGTCGCGCTCACGCTCACGATCGTGGCCGCGCTGAAGACCTTCGACCTCGTCTACGTCACGACGAGCGGCGGCCCCGGCACGTCGACCACCGTGCCGAGCTACGAGATCTACCGCCGCGCATTCCAACTCGGGGATGTCGGCGTCGCCACCGCCGTCGGCATCGTGCTGACCATCATCGTCTTCGCCATCAACGGCGTCGTCAACATGATCGGAGACAGGAAATGA
- a CDS encoding DUF4287 domain-containing protein — MSFQAYLDNIEKKTGLTPRQFVDLATEQGFGPGTKSAPIVAWLKADYGLGQGHAMALVHVITKGPKISTKHVGTDGAHSDATDTLWLDGAATNPNG; from the coding sequence ATGTCATTCCAGGCCTACCTCGACAACATCGAGAAGAAGACCGGGCTCACGCCACGGCAGTTCGTCGACCTCGCGACCGAGCAGGGCTTCGGGCCGGGCACGAAGTCGGCGCCCATCGTGGCCTGGCTGAAAGCGGACTACGGCCTCGGGCAGGGCCACGCGATGGCGCTCGTGCACGTCATCACCAAGGGCCCGAAGATCAGCACCAAGCATGTCGGCACCGACGGCGCGCACAGCGACGCCACCGACACCCTCTGGCTCGACGGTGCGGCGACGAACCCCAACGGGTAG